A portion of the Gossypium arboreum isolate Shixiya-1 chromosome 8, ASM2569848v2, whole genome shotgun sequence genome contains these proteins:
- the LOC128296629 gene encoding uncharacterized protein LOC128296629: MCIATTEEDDPEELPWKLNFDRATNAVGNGIGAVLVSPRGNHHLFTIKLDFDCMNNMAEYEACIMGEWQTRDPKLIDYRKLVLELVKDIEEDEEKDDHPWYNNILQYVKNREYPDQAGENDKRTLRRLAIDYVLDEDILYKRRKDQVLLRCVDVVEAKRILEEVREEAVSYANMTKSAVSKFIKKEIICRYGMSERIISDNALNLNNNMIVEVCSQFKIKHHNSSLYHPKMNGAVEAANKNIMKIMGMMIETYKDWYEKLPFALFAYRTSLRTSTGATRFSLVYGIEAVLPIEVEIPSLRVLSKLKLDEAE, encoded by the exons atgtgtattgctaccACTGAAGAAGATGACCCGGAAGAGCTTCCTTGGAAACTAAACTTTGATAGGGCAacaaatgctgtgggtaatggaattggggcagtcttggtatccccaagaGGAAATCATCATCTATTCACtattaaattggattttgattgtatgAATAACATGGCGGAAtacgaagcgtgcatcatgg gagaATGGCAGACCAGAGACCCCAAGTTGATCGACTATCGGAAACTGGTCCTTGAATTGGtcaaaga TATTGAGGAGGATGAGGAAAAAGACGATCACCCTTGGTATAACAATATATTACAAtacgtgaagaatcgtgagtatCCGGACCAGGCAGGTGAGAATGACAAAAGGACGCTGAGAAGATTGGCCATCGACTACGTCTTAGATGAAgatatcctatacaaaagaagaaaggatcaagtgctattAAGATGCGTAGATGTTGTAGAGGCTAAgagaatcttggaagaagtccgtGAAG AAGCCGTTTCATATGCCAACATGACAAAGTCGGCAGTGAGCAAATTTATTAAAaaggagatcatatgtcgatacgGAATGTCAGAGAGGATTATATCTGACAATGCCTTAAACTTGAACAATAATATGATAGTGGAagtctgcagtcaattcaagatcaaacaccacaaTTCGTCACTGTATCAcccgaaaatgaatggggcagttgAAGCGGCCAATAAAAACATTATGAAGATCATGGGGATGATGATTGAGACCTATAAAGATTggtatgagaagttaccatttgccctctttgcttatcgaaCATCTCTCAGAACCTCAACTGGGGCAACGCGTTTCTCTTTAGTTTACGGAATAGAAGCAGTTTTGCCAATCGAAGTCGAGATCCCATCCCTTCGAGTGCTGTCGAAGTTAAAGTTGGACGAAGCAGAATAG